The Myxococcales bacterium genome includes the window GAAATCCAGGAAGTTTATCGCCTGCAAGGCGTGCGCATCAACGACAAGCACATCGAGTCAATCGTTCGCCAGATGTTGCGCCGCGTGCAGGTGACCGATCCGGGCGATACGACATTTTTGGTCGACGAGCAGGTTGAGAAGCACATCTTTGAAGCCGAAAATGAGCGCGTTATCGTCGCCGGCGGTCAGCCTGCGAAAGGCGATCCGTTGCTGCTTGGCATCACCAAGGCGTCGCTGTCGACCGAGTCGTTTATTTCGGCCTCCTCGTTCCAAGAAACGACCAAGGTGCTTACCGAGGCGTCCATCAACGGTCGCACCGACTACCTGCGCGGCCTTAAGGAAAACGTCATTATGGGACGGTTGATCCCAGCTGGCACCGGGCTAGGGGCGTATCGCACCCTCACCGTGGAGGTACAACATTCGGACCGCGAGCCGGCGACCGAAAACGGGTTCGGCATGGGCTCGAACGTCTCCTAAGGCCCCGTGATCTAGTCGCCGAGCCTGCGCGCCTAAGCCGCGCGGCAAGGGTTTCCATCTAACTTCGGCCCCGGTCGTGGTTGATCGGGGAGCGATTGTTGCCGAATCACCGAAAGTGCGGCAGCCTGGAGGGGCCCATGACGACACGAGAACTGACGCGCTCGCCAGCCGACCTCGCCGCGGGCATGGCGGTCGGCGAGTTTGTCATCGAAAAGAAGATCGGCGAGGGGGGCTTTGGCAGCGTGTACAAGGCGACGCACCCGCTGATCGGCAAGCTAGTTGCGATCAAGGTGTTGGCGCATCACTTCTCGGTGCAAGAGGAAATGGTCTCGCGCTTTATCGCCGAGGCCCGCGCCGTCAACCAGATTCGCAATCGCAACATTATCGACATTTTTTCGTTCGGCACGCTGCCGGATGGCCGCGTGTACTATGTGATGGAGTTTCTCGACGGTGAGTCGCTTGAGGCCTACGCCACGAGGGTAGGGCCGCTTCCCCTGGCCGAAGTGATCGCGATCGTCGGCCCCATTGCACGCGCGCTCGATGCTGCCCACGCCGTCGGCATCGCCCATCGCGATATCAAGCCGGAAAATATTTTGCTCGTGCGCGACGAGGGGCAGGTTTTCCCCAAACTGCTCGATTTTGGCATCGCCAAGCTGCTCGGCAACGACGCTGCCATGCACAAGACCCAGACCGGTGCGCCCATCGGCACGCCAGACTACATGTCACCCGAGCAATGCCGTGGTCGCGATGTCGATCATCGCACCGACTTTTATAGCTTTGGGGTGATGCTGTACCGGCTATTAACCGGGCGCGTGCCATTTGACGGCGAGGACTATCTCGCCATTTTGATGAAACATATTTCCGACCCGGTACCACCTCTGCGCGCAGTGCGGCCCGATTTGGCGGGTACCCCTGAAGAGGTCATCGGTTGGCTGTTGCAGAAGCAGGCGGCCGATCGACCTCCAAGCCTGCGCGTTGCGATGGAGCAACTCAAGGGTTCGAGAATCACCGAGGCGATGCCGCGCGCCGCCACGTCGCAATTGGCACACGGCGCGACTATGGCGTCGGGGGCTCCTTTTAGCCCTGCGCTTGGGACCTTGCCAGCGCGAGCCTCGCGGCGCTCGCTGTGGCTTGCGCTTGCTGGTGGGGCGGTGCTGGTCGCGGGGGCGGTGGCGGCGTGGATGTTAATGTCTGAGTCGACTGCGCCGCCCGACGAGTTGCAACCCGACGCGGCTGCCGCAGCGAGCGCGCCACCACAAGTCGCAGCAGATGCGAGTCTCGCGGATGCGGCGCCTCCGCCAGTCGCTGCCATCCCGCCCGTGCCGGTCAAACCGGCTGCCGCTGCTGTACCCGAGCCCAGCGTCACCGTGCCCGCGACAGCGGGTGCACCGCTCACGGAAGTCCCTGAGGACGGAAAGTCATCTTCGCGTGGGACCGCAGTGAAAAAGCCAAAGCCGCGCGGGAGTGCGGCAGCAACGCTAGAAGAAAAACCGGCTACGAGTAAGCCAACTTTGAATTCGACTGAAGATCCGTTTTAACTAAGCCGAACAGCTTAAAGCTTACATGTAGGGTAACGCTGCGCACGCCGTCAACTTGACCGAGGAGGCAAACGTGGCACACTTGACGCGATGCACGACGCGACTTGGTTGCTAGTTAAGTCTTTCTCTAGATTGGTGATTTCAACGTTGGCATTGAGTGCCGCGTGCACGTCGCTGCCGCCGCTGGTTGTCGACGGGACGTGCGGCAACGGCGTGGTGGATCGAGGTGAGCAGTGCGATCCAGGGCGGCTGCAGGCCTCAAGCGAGGAGTGCAATGCCACGTGCTTGCTTAGGTGTAGCGTAGCCAGCGGCGATGAACGGTCATGTCCAGCCGAGACCGCGCTGGCATGTGTCGTAACCGATAGTGAGGGCAACGGTTTCTGCGCGGCACCGTCCGGAAGCTTTGCCCCCTTTGAATTGCTTTCGTCAGATGCCGAGTTCGAGGTGGCCAACGTCTTTGGCGATTACCGGTCGGAGCTGGTGCTCTACGATAACAACAGCATCGAAATCCGTAGCAACATTCGCTTCGCCGAGAACTCAGCGACTGAACTCATCTCGCGCGATGAATCCTTTGTCTCTCCGATCGGTCGCGTCGTGGTCGCCAACATCGACAACGACGAGTTCGCCGACCTGCTGGTAGCGTCGAGCAGCGGTTTGCATGTCTTTGCGGCTAAGGCGGGTGCAGATGGCGGCGCGAGCAGCTTAGCGCCATCGCCATTTGCTTACGGCGAACTCGCGCAGCCGGCACCTGTGTACGCGCTAGCGTCTGTGGGTGATGTGCCGAGTCGCCAGCTCTATCAGATTCGATTTGAAGACGAGCTGCTGTCGGCGTCAACCGTTGCCGCGCCGCGAGAAGAAGCACTCCATGCGACGGTGCCGTTTTCAAGAACTCAACGACCAGATTGCTTCTCGACGCGGGCGGCCAAGTTAATCACCAATGGTGCGAACACCATCGAACAAGACGTGGCGTTTACGTTATTTCGTCAAACTCTCGACGAAAATCCAGCGTGTACCTCTGAAGATACGCCGGGTGTGACCAGCGTTGCTGAGAAGAGCATTTTCTTAGTGAAGCGCGCCGGCCTAAGTCATTCCGTTGAGCTGCGCACGCTGGCGCCGGTTCGTGGCTTAGACTTGCTATCCACATCGGCCACGCTTCGCCTTACCAGCCGACCGACGACCTATCAAATCGATACCGCTGAACTAAATTTGCCCCCCGCATGTGAGCGATGGCTCGGCGTGACGAGCATATTTGTCGAAGATGCAGGCCCGCCTCGCCTTGGGCTAGCCACGGTTTCCCTTGCAGACCTTGATCCAAACGCCAAGTCCTGCAGCGTCGATTCGAACGGTCCATTGCCCGGAGGTACCCTCGTCACCGACTTTTTTAGAGAATTGCTGTCGCCCGACGGCGAGGCATTCTGCACGCCTGCGGGCCAAGGGGATGCGTTAAGCCGCTGCGAGTTTGATGACCTCCAAATCTTCTATACCGGAGAATGCGAGGCAAAGTGGTGGCCGAAACTGACGGTCTTGGCCCTCCGCAAGCATGAGTTGTTTCGCTTTGACACCAGCTCCTGTGACTCACCAGATTTGATTCAGACGGATCGGGTGACGCTCGGGTCTGGCGATTGGGCGCAAAGTCTAGCGTATGATTTTAACCATGATGGCGTAAATGACTACCTAGGCCGCATTACTGACGATGACGATATTGAAGTCATGCGCAGTAACCCCAGCCTGCCAGGCACCTTTGTCTACGACGTCGTGGACACGCGCGATGTCGTGACCCACTTCGTGGTCGCCGATTTCGACGGCGATGGGCTCGACGATCTGGCGTACGTTGAGCGTGCGGCCGACGGCCTTGGCGCCGAGGTTTTCGCGGCCTACGGTGATGGGACCACGTGGAGCACGCCGCAGTTTCTAGCCTCGTTTGCGGAGATTATCTCGCTTGACGCCGCGGTGCTAGGAGTCTCGCCGGCGGGCGGGCTCATTGACGGTGCAGCCGAATTGGTCGTTGCCGGTCGCCGAGAAGGTACCACTCCAGAGGCGTCACTCTATATTTTCCAAGGCGGCGCGACGAGGTTTATGTCGGCGCCGGTGATGGTGATGAGCGAAATGACCGAAAACGAAAATGGGGACCAACCTGTGCCGGTGCCCACTCCCTTTAAAGTGCGCGCCGTTACGCGGGCGGTCGTTGGCGATTTCGTTGGCGTAGCGACCAACGAGCGCTACGCCGATGTCCTGCTGATCGCTGCTGATGCAGACGACTCTCCAGACGCCGAAGGTCAAGCTAAAGTCGCCAAGCCATTTCTAGCGGCGGGGCAGGGAGGTGGGGGGCTTTCCGCCGCGCTCCCCGTCGACCTAGGAGATGTCGACCTGGGCAACTTTGGCGTTGAAGAGGCAAACTGGACTGCCGCGGCGGGCGACGGCAGCGACAAGCTAGTTGGTATCGATGCCGACCCCGAAGCCGCGAATACGCCCGGCGCGGCGGCACACCAAGACCTCGTCCAGATGAGCCTCACAATCCCTCCAGGCGGCGCAAGCTACAGCGTGGATGCACCCGCCTTCGTTTCTTATGAAACCTCCGAGTACTATGGCAGGCCGCTTCGCCTGACGGCGACGGAATATGCCGGTACCTTTGCCGGTGTCGTCGGCACGTTCTTCTTACCGGGAGGCGCGACCGGAGGGGGGCCGGCATATCGCTTAGTTTGGTGGGGCGCCCAATTTGTCAGCGCCAACGACGACCAAGGTGTCGTCATCGGTGGCGGCGACATCGCGCCGTGTTTTGACGCAACTGCCATCGATATTGATGCCAAGCCGCCCATGGATCTCGCGGTCGTTTGCGCCGCGGGCATCTATGGCTATGTCGGAGGTGCCGCAACTGATCCGGTAACGCTCCTGCAACTGCCAAGCGTTGGCTTTGACACGCAAAGCCGCATGCGCGCAGGCGACATCGACGGCAATGGGGTGGCAGACTTGGTCGTCGTGGACTCTACCAAGCGCGTGTGGGTGCTGCTGCAAAAAACCATAACCCAAGCCGATCGCGCGTGCGCGACCGGTGAGCTGAGCGGAGACGTATGCGAGTAAACGCCGGGTTGCTGATAATAGCGTGGTTGCTGCAGTGGTCAGCCACGCCCGCCCTCGCCGACCAGCGCGCCGCCTCAGAGCAAAAATTTCGCGCCGGCCAAAAGGCCTTCGAGATCGGCGACTACACCGTCGCGGCGCAAGCCTTCGAAGAGTCGTACGCGTTGCTGCCGCTCCCCGCAATTCGGTTCTCGCTCGCCCAGGCATTCAGGCTGCAGTACTATCAAGACAAGGTCGCCTGGCGCGCGGCGGCCGCAGCGATGCTCTATCGTCAATACGTCGACGAAGTAAAGACGGGCGCACGAGTGCCAGATGCCACCCAGTGGCTTGGCGAGCTCGAGCCGATCGTCTCGGTCATGACGCCTGCACAACGTCAGCGCCCGAGCGAGGAGAAGCGAACCACGGTGGTCGTGTACGCGACCGCCGCCGACGCGAAGATCAAGTGGGACGGCGCGTTGTATCCCTCGCCCTTGACTAAGGTGGTGGCACCCGGCTCATATGATGTGGAGGTGCTGGCCGATGGGTATTTTTCGCAGACCGAAAAAGTTGTGGCCCTTGAGGGCGCGTTAACCACCAAGGAGGTGCTGTTGCGCGCGATGCCCGCGAGGCTGACCGTGCCCAAGACGAGCGGGCTTGTAGTTAAGATTGATGGACGTCGCACCGAGACGCCTAGCGGGGTAGCGCTCATGGCCGCGGGATCACACGTCGTGGTGCTGTCACGCCCTGGCCGAAATCCGCGCGTGCTTGAGCTCAACGTTGCGCGCGATGAGCTTGTCGATGCAAGCCAGCCGCTCTCCGTCTCGACCAAGCGCCGATGGGCGAAGGGGCTGTTTTGGACCAGCGGCGCCGTCGCGGTGGGTGGAGGTGTCTTGGCCGCGTTAGCGCTCTATCACGACGATCGCGCCGATACGCTGCATCGTACGAGCGAAACGGTTGGCCTTACGTTGCCGCAAGCCGCGGCCTACGAAGACCATCGGACCAAGCGCGACCGCTTTCGCCAATGGGGCTTGGTAAGCGGCGGCGTCGCGGTCGCAACCGTCGGCATCGCCTCGTTGCTCTATTTCAAGGACCACGCGCAGCCCGAGCCGTCCAGCAGCGCCATCGCGCCAAGCGTAGTGCCCGTCATCGAGAGCGATCTTATCGGGATTTCGTGGACGGGCAGCTACTAGCCTAAGGCGGCTAAATAAGTCGTCGACCTGGGTGGCGATTACAAGGCTAAACCTATAGGTTCGCGGCCATGAGCCAAGCGTCCTCAAAGCTGACGAAGGTCGCGACGACCATGACGTTCGACAAGTTTTGGGGATGGCTGCAACGCCATACCAACTGCATCCGTCGCGCAGGTACGGGTGATTCGGTTTTGTTTGATCACGATGAATTTCATTGGAACGTCGTTGCTGACGAAGAAAACACGTTTATCCTTCAGCTCGCCGTTGCCAAAGACCTTGTCGGCGAGCTGATCATTGTTCCTGCCGTCGTCGCTTACGTGCAGGTGGAGCCGTCTGAAGAGGCTGAGGGCGAGTGGACGTTTGAGTGCATCGCCGAGGCCGAAGACGGTCGCGATGTCGTTTATCACTTCCTGCTATCGCACGGGTATGAAGACGAAGACCATGAAGAACGATGGTCTCATTAGTGCAATAATTTCAATAAGTTAAGATGTGTCCGATTGGGATCGTCGCCTAGCTGAACGCGTTTATGCGGGTCTCGCTTGACTAACGACGTCATCTCCCTAGAATGCGCCTCCCACGGGAACTCAAGGAAACGCGAAACGACATGCCAACCATTAATCAACTTGTTCGCAAGGGCCGCCAAAAAATCGCCGAGAAGACGGCCTCGCCCGCACTGAAATCATGCCCGCAAAAGCGCGGCGTTTGCACCCGTGTCTATACGACGACGCCTAAAAAGCCGAATTCGGCCCTGCGCAAGGTCGCCCGCGTTCGCCTTAGCAACCGGATGGAAGTTACGTCCTACATCCCCGGCGAAGGTCACAACTTGCAAGAGCACTCGGTGGTGTTGATTCGCGGTGGCCGGGTTAAGGACCTGCCGGGCGTTCGCTACCACATCATTCGCGGCACGGCCGACACCACCGGCGTGCCGAACCGTAAACAAAGCCGTTCCAAGTACGGGACTAAGCGCCCTAAAGTCGCCAAGTAATCGCAGAGTAGAGAGGTTGCCATGCCACGTAAAGGTGAAGTTCCCAAACGCCGCGTTCTCCCGGATCCAAAATTTACGGATTCGCCGATGGATTTGCGCCGCCGCATTACCAAGTTTATCAACGTCGTCATGTCTGACGGCAAGAAGTCGACCGCGGAGCAAATTGTCTACCGCGCCCTCGATCTAGTCGCGGAACGCGCCAAAGACGACCCCGTCAAGGTGTGGGAGCGAGCCCTCGGCAACGTACGCCCGCGCGTCGAAGTCAAGTCGCGTCGCGTCGGTGGCTCGACCTACCAGGTGCCCATCGACGTTCGCCCAGATCGTTCGACGGCCCTCGGCATGCGTTGGCTCGTCATTTTCGCGCGCAAGCGCAACGAGAAAACCATGGTTGAGCGGCTCGCCAGCGAAATTGTCGACGCCGCGCAAAATCGCGGCGAAGCCGTGAAGCGTCGCGAAGACGTCCACAAGATGGCTGATTCGAACAAGGCGTTTGCTCACTACCGCTGGTAGTTAGCCAGGCGCGTTGGCCCCCTACATTTGAGGCTCGGCAGGCGGCGCATGCCGAACCACCGAGCGACCCACCATGCAGCCAATCGGTGCCATCCGCAATATCGGCATTCTCGCGCACATTGACGCTGGGAAAACCACGACGACCGAGCGAGTGCTTTTTTATGGCGGCGTGATCGAGCGGATGGGCGAGGTTCACGAAGGCTCGGCCTTTACCGATTGGATGGCGCTCGAGCAAGAGCGTGGCATCAGCATCACCTCGGCCTGCACGACCTTTCCTTGGCGCAATGCCGCGATCAACCTTATCGATACGCCAGGCCACGTCGATTTTACGTTCGAGGTCGAGCGTTCGCTGCGCGTCCTCGATGGCGCCGTTGTCGTGATCGACGCTCGGCGAGGCGTCGAGCCGCAAACCGAGACGGTTTGGCGGCAGGCCGATCGGTACGAGCTGCCGCGCATCGTCTTTGTCAATAAATGCGATCGCGTCGAGGACACCGCGCTTGCGGTCGCCTCGTTGCGCGAGCGCTTACGCGCCCGCCTGATCGTGCTGCAATTGCCGCACTACGCCGGCACGTCATTTTTAGGCGTCGTCGACCTCATCACGTTGACCTATCGAAGTTGGGATCAAGGCTCCAAGGGCATGCGCTTTGTCGATGGCCCCGTGCCCGTTGAACTCATCGAGGCATCGACCTCGGGGCGCGAGCAGCTTTGCGAGACGCTCAGCGAAATCGACGACCAATTCTTTGAGACGTACATTGCCGGCTTGGTTGACGCCCACTCGCTCCATCGCGCAATCCGGCGCGCAACGCTGCGGCGCCTTGGGTGCCGGTGGTGTTTGGAGCGGCGCTCCGCAATCAGGGCATTCACAATCTGCTCGACGCCGTGGTCGAATACCTGCCAGATCCAAGCGAGCGCGCCACCGTGTCAGCCATCGTCCCGACCACGGGCGAGTTTGTCCAATGCGCGGCAACCCCAGAGGCGCCGCTGGCAGCCGTGGTTTTTAAGGTTGCCAACCTACCCGATGAACGCATCGCCTACGTGAGGGTTTACGGCGGCGTCCTGCGCAAAGGCGATACCGTGCGCAACGCTGACCGCGACGCCAGCTTTAAGGTCGCGGCGCTGGTGCA containing:
- the rpsG gene encoding 30S ribosomal protein S7, whose translation is MPRKGEVPKRRVLPDPKFTDSPMDLRRRITKFINVVMSDGKKSTAEQIVYRALDLVAERAKDDPVKVWERALGNVRPRVEVKSRRVGGSTYQVPIDVRPDRSTALGMRWLVIFARKRNEKTMVERLASEIVDAAQNRGEAVKRREDVHKMADSNKAFAHYRW
- a CDS encoding serine/threonine protein kinase; translated protein: MSQASSKLTKVATTMTFDKFWGWLQRHTNCIRRAGTGDSVLFDHDEFHWNVVADEENTFILQLAVAKDLVGELIIVPAVVAYVQVEPSEEAEGEWTFECIAEAEDGRDVVYHFLLSHGYEDEDHEERWSH
- a CDS encoding serine/threonine protein kinase, with protein sequence MTTRELTRSPADLAAGMAVGEFVIEKKIGEGGFGSVYKATHPLIGKLVAIKVLAHHFSVQEEMVSRFIAEARAVNQIRNRNIIDIFSFGTLPDGRVYYVMEFLDGESLEAYATRVGPLPLAEVIAIVGPIARALDAAHAVGIAHRDIKPENILLVRDEGQVFPKLLDFGIAKLLGNDAAMHKTQTGAPIGTPDYMSPEQCRGRDVDHRTDFYSFGVMLYRLLTGRVPFDGEDYLAILMKHISDPVPPLRAVRPDLAGTPEEVIGWLLQKQAADRPPSLRVAMEQLKGSRITEAMPRAATSQLAHGATMASGAPFSPALGTLPARASRRSLWLALAGGAVLVAGAVAAWMLMSESTAPPDELQPDAAAAASAPPQVAADASLADAAPPPVAAIPPVPVKPAAAAVPEPSVTVPATAGAPLTEVPEDGKSSSRGTAVKKPKPRGSAAATLEEKPATSKPTLNSTEDPF
- a CDS encoding 30S ribosomal protein S12 is translated as MPTINQLVRKGRQKIAEKTASPALKSCPQKRGVCTRVYTTTPKKPNSALRKVARVRLSNRMEVTSYIPGEGHNLQEHSVVLIRGGRVKDLPGVRYHIIRGTADTTGVPNRKQSRSKYGTKRPKVAK